CCATCAAATAGCCATGGCTGATAAAAACATTTTGCTCATTTAAGCTAACCCAATATTTTACTTTTCCACGAAAAGCTTCAAATAAAGCAGTCGCATAATTAGTAAAATCTTCAACGATTTTTCTAGATTCCCAACCTTGATATTCATCTTGAAGTGCTTGTGGCAAATCCCAATGATATAACGTCAAGACAGGTTCGATTTGGTTTTTGAACAATTCATCTACTAAATCGATATAAAATTGTAAGCCAGCTTGATTGATTTCTCCACGACCATTAGGAAAAATTCGTGTCCAAGCAACTGAAAAACGATAGGCTTTCAACCCTTGTTCCTTCATTAAAGCCACATCTTCTTTATACCGATGATAATGATCGACTGCTACATCACCATTGGTTCCTTTAAATGTTTTCCCAGGAATTCGGACAAACTCATCCCAAACTGACACACCCTTGCCATCTGCTTGCCAAGCTCCTTCTACTTGATAAGCCGCCGATGCCGATCCCCATAAAAAATCTTTTGGAAATTGATCCAGTTGTTTATGCTCCATCTTACTTGCCTCCAGTTTTATTACGCTTTCACCGAAATTACCTGTGCCTCTTACTCAAGCTTATTTTCGATTACACGTTTATTTTCGTGGATCTAAACGTAATGTCTCCGACTAATCCTTTAGTAAGAATCATCACATTTTTATTATCCTTCTCTATTATAATCTTAGCAAGAGGATTTCCACTACTATTTACCATAACTTGTTCATGAAAACCATCAAACAATTAGTTACTAACAAAGAATGGGCACGGTGACCTTATAAACAGAAGCTACACTTTAATGTGCTATTTATACTGCCAGAACTTTTTAACTATCAAAGAATTAACAGTATATTCCTAAGAGCCAACGACATTCAGCAAATATTCGACAAATAAAAAAATGAAATTCATTTTTTTGGAAGGCTTAAAAACAGATAAAATAATCTTTGAGAATCAATTTATTTTATCCCTCATTGACTTTTTAGTCATAAAACCACCAATTTTTCAAAAAAAAATACACCCAATTCCATACATAAAAAAACAAAATAAATATACTAAACATGAAAATATTTAATCACAAAAATATCATTTATAAACATTTTAATGATTAATAGTATTTTTTTCACCTTCGTTTGTTTTTTTATTTCACATTTTTTGAAATCAAAAAAACTACTATTCAGTCTTATTTATTTTCCCCTTTGAGAGTGCTATAACAATGTGATATACTAGTATTGCTTTGTTTTACAGTATTTCTCTTGTTAATTTGTTAGGAAAGGAGTGTAACTATTTTGGAAGAAGAATACTCGCGACGTAAACAGCAACGTCCAGAATCAACATCAAAAACTACTATCATGATTGTTATTTTATTGTTATTTATAAATACTCTTGCCCTGGGTACTCTGCTGTTCTTAAATGTTCAAGCAAACTCTAAGCAAGAAGAACAATTAAGCAATATCGAAAAGCAAGTTAGTCAGCTTGATAACGGTCAGGTAACACCGAATCAAGCAACTGCTGACAGTACAGAGCATAATGTCCCTGTAAGGGAAAGTTCAACTCACGTAAGTAGTACAGATGAGTCCAGTTCCATTGTTGAAAGCTCTACACAACCAGCTCAAACGACCCCATCATCAGAGGTTACTGAACGCTCAACAGAACCCGTGACTACACCTCAAGCGACTAGCTATGTTGTCCAGTCCGGCGATACACTTTCTGTGATTGCTGAGAAAAATAAGATCTCACTGCAAGATTTAATGCTTAAAAATAATTTGACTGATTCAACCGTTTATATTGGTCAAGTTTTATCGTTGCAATAATCCACTATTTTCCCTACATAATCTTATCTGATGACAAATAGGATGCAGTAAAACCAACCGTTTTACTGCAGCCTATTTTTGTTCTTCATCCAAAGTAAGCAAATAGTTACTTGCAAGAATATGTTATTTTGTAGTCTAACATTTTAGGGATTACGATTTCCTCATGCGACTGGATATAGTTGACAATGGATTCAACGATTTCTTGTGCTCCCTCATTGATTACTGGACACTCAAGATACGTAGGAAACCCACCGCCACCGCTCGCTCGATAATCGCTTAACGCAATCGTAAATTCATCCGTCTCTTTGATCACTTGGTCTTTATAGCGTAAAGCACTCACGCGATTTCCTGGCTTTTGGCAAAGATCAACTGTGTATTCAATGCCGACAAAAAAGTCAAAATGATAATGTTCAACTTTAGGATACAAATAACTAGGAGAAATAATCATCTTATTTTGTTCATCAACACTAAAATAATCTGTATTCTTTTCCACAACTTCTTTTAATTGTTTACCAGTGATTTTTAAGGTAATTAGCTGATTCGTATATGGATAAGTTGCGATTACATCTCGCATAGTTACTTCTTTGTGAAAGCCCGGTGATGTATTCGCTAAAGAAACAACTGTGATTTGCGCTTGACTGGCAGCTAATTGAACGGCTCCGATCAATTCAACAACAGGACTGCCATGCATAGCCATCGCTAATTTATCTTCGGCTAATGCGTCACGGTTCAAGCTTCCAATTGCTTGATCTAACCAATTTTGTACCTTTGTTTCTAAAGGTTGCAGCCGCTTCACTAAATCTATTTCAGGTTGAATGCTAGGCTTGCCGATAGCGGAGGTAATTTCGATGTTATCCTCGATCTTTTCAATATTGATCTGAAAGTAGGTCATCGCATTGGCAGAGGGCTGCACAATGTAAGTCCCATGTAAAAATTGCCCTTCAAT
The DNA window shown above is from Enterococcus sp. 12C11_DIV0727 and carries:
- a CDS encoding LysM peptidoglycan-binding domain-containing protein, which gives rise to MEEEYSRRKQQRPESTSKTTIMIVILLLFINTLALGTLLFLNVQANSKQEEQLSNIEKQVSQLDNGQVTPNQATADSTEHNVPVRESSTHVSSTDESSSIVESSTQPAQTTPSSEVTERSTEPVTTPQATSYVVQSGDTLSVIAEKNKISLQDLMLKNNLTDSTVYIGQVLSLQ
- a CDS encoding bifunctional metallophosphatase/5'-nucleotidase, which produces MKQQLKIYYTSDVHGYLFPTNYADTQEKEMGLLKCIPNFKKDENTLIIDGGDMLQGSALASYSQAHPEEGFPQAEALNHAGYDFVTVGNHDVNFGTNYLYHYLEALDATCVCENILDAKSQTKKFPWTIKTLTNGLKVGIVGVVTDYINVWEKAENINDITVADPFIAAKQALIEVKPQVDFTICIYHGGFERDVKSGKLLSKTSENVGYRICKELDFDLLLTGHQHLLIEGQFLHGTYIVQPSANAMTYFQINIEKIEDNIEITSAIGKPSIQPEIDLVKRLQPLETKVQNWLDQAIGSLNRDALAEDKLAMAMHGSPVVELIGAVQLAASQAQITVVSLANTSPGFHKEVTMRDVIATYPYTNQLITLKITGKQLKEVVEKNTDYFSVDEQNKMIISPSYLYPKVEHYHFDFFVGIEYTVDLCQKPGNRVSALRYKDQVIKETDEFTIALSDYRASGGGGFPTYLECPVINEGAQEIVESIVNYIQSHEEIVIPKMLDYKITYSCK